In the genome of Oncorhynchus gorbuscha isolate QuinsamMale2020 ecotype Even-year unplaced genomic scaffold, OgorEven_v1.0 Un_scaffold_1714, whole genome shotgun sequence, the window GGTGCAGCCAATGAAGGTGATTGgcagtctgggagagagagaggaggacagaagcctCTCAGTCggtttttatttgtttttgttgtgttaGAAAACCTCTTTAGTTGGGCATATATATTTGTGGTGTGGTTTCTGTACACATTTActtcacagttggcactatgtattggggcaggtagcgttctcctggaatccgccaaacccagattcatccgtcgaactgccaaatggtgaagcgtgaatcatcagtccagagaacgtgtttccactgctccagagaccaatggctgcaagctttacaccactccagctgacacttggcattacgcacagtgatcttaggcttgtgtgcggctgctcagccatggaaacccatctcttcaccatggaaacccatctcttcaccatggaaacccatctcttcaccatggaaacccatctcttcaccatggaaacccatctcgtgaccatggaaacccatctcttcaccatggaaacccatctcgtgaccatggaaacccatctcttcaccatggaaacccatctcgtgaagctcccgacgaacagctcttgtgttgacgttgcttccagaggtagtttggaactcggtagggagtgttgcaaccggggacagacgatttttacacactACGTGTTTCAACACtcagtggtcccgttctgtgagcttgtgtggcctaccacttcacagctgagccgttgttgctcctagacatttccacttcaaaataacagcacttacagttgatcggAGAAGCTCTAGCAggtcagaaatttgacaaactgacttgttgaaaaggtggcatcctattacgatgccacgttgaaagtcactgagctcttcagtaagcccattctactgccaatgtttgtctatggagattgcatggcggtgtgctcaattatatacacctgtcagcaacaggtgtggctgaaatagccaaatctactCATTTGACGGGGTGTCCACATCCTTTTGTATATGTGGTGTATGTAGGCAGTACCTTGAAGTCCCAGAGGACCATAGCTCCGTCCAGACCCACACTGCTGTACTTGTCCACGTGGGTCTTAGTTCCTGACACGATACACAGCTGACTGGAGGGAGACACAGGAGCAGAGAGATTCAGTATCctctacaagcatttcgctacatccgcaataacatctgctaaacacgtgtatgtgacacacacaacatacacaacacacacactccctctcttctcacgtGATGCTGTTCTGGTGCAGGCAGCCCAGCTCGTTGCTCTCGTCGTCATCAGTAGCCTTCTTATCCAGATTGCGGAAGTGTTGCATGGCGGACATGCTGCCCCTAGAGGTCTGCTTGGGGATGTCCAGCTTCTTAACAAACTTCAGAGTGCCTGGGCCCTTATAGGAGAACTGAAACGGACAGCAGTCATGGCCCTGAAACAGAGGGTTTAGACATTAGGTATGCAAGGTATGTATGATAGGAACATAGAGGGTTTAGACATTAGGTATAGGATGATAGGAACATAGAGGGTTTAGACATTAGGTATGCAGGGTATGtatgctaggaacatagagggtTTAGACATTAGGTATGCAAGGTATGTATGATAGGAACATAGAGGGTTTAGACATTAGGTATGCAGGGTATGTATGATAGGAACATAGAGGGTTTAGACATTAGGTATGCAGGGTATGTATGATAGGAACATAGAGGGTTTAGACATTAGGTATGCAGGGTATGTATGATAGGAACATAGAGGGTTTAGACATTAGGTATGCAAGGTATGTATGATAGGAACATAGAGGGTTTAGACATTAGGTATGCAAGGTATGTATGATAGGAACATAGAGGGTTTAGACATTAGGTATGCAGGGTATGTATGCTAGAAACAGAGTGTTTAGACATTAGGTATGCAAGGTATGTATGATAGGAACATAGAGGGTTTAGGCATTAGGAACATAGAACATAGGACCATAGTATGCAGGGTATGTATGAtattgagtcccaaatggaaccctattgcctTTATAtaatgcactgcttttgaccaggaccgATAGGAGCAAACTGTAGGATACCAGGCCACAAGGGATCCTGTAAAGCctatatataggggacagtgttcCATCTGGGGACAGTGTATCACTGAACTCAATGAACTCCCACAGGTGGAAGTGGTTCGGTGAACTGGGCTCACAAGTTGAGTAACCTTGCTATGGTTCTGGTCGGTCACAAATGAGGAGAGTGATGAGAGGTGTGTTTTCTTACCGCGGCAACCATCTCTGTGGGGCTCACATAGAGCACGCTCACTAGAGGGAGACGGTCCGTTGTCAGCTGAGTCACCCTGTCAATCGACACGAGGTCAGAGATCAAGAGTCATGGGGTCAATGACACGTTCCTCTCTGTGTGAATCTCTAAATGAAAGATTCCTCTCATCCCTTTCACCTAGCCTCTTTCCTCAGAACATCAGAAGGAGACAAGGTTCCTTTTCCTCCAAGGCTCTAATGGCTTCCCTTTTCCATTttcaggagaggaggggagaggacgacAGTAGTGGAGGAAAAGACTGAGAAGCATCCTTTCTGTCAGTGATAGCTACTCACTCTttcccccttcactctttcccccttcactctttctctccttcactctttcccCTTTCACTCTTCCctccttcactctttctccccttcccccttcactctttctccccttcactctttcacctcttcccccttcactctttctccccttcactctttcacctcttcccccttcactctttctccccttcactctttcaccccttccccttcactctttcaccCCTTCCTTCTTTCCCACTTCACTCTTTCCCCTTTCACTCTTCCctccttcactctttctccccttcccccttcactctttctcccttcactctttcacctcttcccccttcactctttctccccttcactctttcaccccttcccccttcactctttcacctcttccccttcactctttctccccttcactctttctccccttcccccttcactctttctccccttcactctttctcccttcccccttcactctttcacctcttcccccttcactctttctccccttcactctttcacctcttccccttcactctttctccccttcactctttcaccccttcccccttcactctttcacctcttcccccttcactctttctccccttcactctttctccccttcccccttcactctttctccccttcactctttctccccttcccccttcactctttcacctcttccccttcactctttctccccttcactctttctccccttcccccttcactctttctccccttcactctttcacctcttccccttcactctttctcccttcactctttcacctcttccccttcactctttctccccttcactctttcaccccttccccttcactctttcccccttcactctttcaccCCTTCCTTCTTTCCCACTTCACTCTttcccccttcactctttcaccccttcccccttcactctttcccccttcactctttcccccttcactctttccccttcactctttctccccttcactcttcccccttcactctttcacctcttcccccttcactctttcccccttcactctttcaccCCTTCCTTCTTTTCCACTTCGCTCTttcccccttcactctttccccTTCACTCTTTCCCTTCACTCTTTCACCCCTTCGCTCTTTCCCCCTTCACTCTTTTCCCTTCACTGTTTCACCCTTCACTCTTTCCCCTTCACTCTttcccccttcactctttcccccttcactctttcccccttcactctttccccTTCACTCTTTACTCTTTCACCCCTTCACTGTTTCCCCATTCACTCTTTCACCCCTTCACTCTTTCACCCCTTCACTGGTTCCCCCTTCACCCTTTCTCCCTTCACTCTTTCACCCCTTCACCCTttcccccttcactctttcccccttcactcactctttcccccttcactctttcaccCCTTCACTCTTTCCCCTTTCACCCTttcccccttcactctttcacACATTCACTGTTtccccttcactctttcaccCCTTCACTCTTTCCCCCTTCATTCTTTCCCCCTTCATTCTTTCACTCACTCTttcccccttcactctttccccttcactctttcaccccttcactctttcccccttcactctctcactcactctttcaccCCTTCACTCTTTCACCCTTTCACCCTTtccccttcactctttcaccccttcactctttcccccttcattctttcactcactctttcccccttcacgctttcccccttcactctttcaccccttcactctttcccccttcactctctcactcactctttcaccCCTTCACTCTTTCACCCTTTCACCCTttcccccttcactctttcacTCTTCACTCTTTCACCCCTTCACTCTTTCACCCTTTCCCCCTTCACCCTTCACCCTTCACCCTttcccccttcactctttcacccttcccccttcactctttccccttccctcccccttcactctttcaccccttcccccttcactctttccacccttcactctttcccccttcactctttccccCTTCGCTCTTTCCCCCTTCGCTCTttcccccttcactctttcccccttcactctttccacccttcactctttccacccttcactctttcaccccttcactctttcactcactctttCCCCTGGGTGGCGTCGGCCACACTGATGCTGCTGTTGTGAGCGACCCAGGCCAGGTGGTCTCCGCTGGGGGAGAAGGAGACACTGTGTACCCAACCTCCACAGTCCTTGGTCTCCAGCAGCATCTCCCCAAATGGCATCTTAGCCCCCCAAGCTGTTGGGCCTGGCTTGTCCTCGATTTCCTTGATGTAGGCAGAGAAGATCCTGCATGAAGAGTATTTGGGAATTGTCATGTTTGTATCACTATGAGTCGATCCGGCTTGCACAGCGTTACTTTAATACCTGATTATTTTGTATCCCAAAGAGAGAGTATTTTTAAATGTTGTTACAGTATAAACAGACTGTATATACATTGGTATAAAACCATTCAACCACCATATTATGACTCACACCtagaaaaaagggttccgaaAGGGTTCTTCCCTGTAgcagaaccatttttggttccactTGACAACTTTTGGGATCCATGTAGAATTTTCTGTGAAAAGGGATCTACATGGAACCCTAAAGGCTTTTCCAaacggttctcctatggggacagttaaagagttatcctatggggacagttaaagagttctcctatggggacagttaaagagttatcctatggggacagttaaacggttctcctatggggacagttaaagagttatcctatggggacagttaaacggttctcctatggggacagttaaagagttatcctatggggacagttaaagagttctcctatggggacagttaaagagttatcctatggggacagttaaagagttctcctatggggacagttaaagagttatcctatggggacagttaaacggttctcctatggggacagttaaagagttatcctatggggacagttaaacggttctcctatggggacagttaaagagttctcctatggggacagttaaacggttctcctatggggacagttaaagagttatcctatggggacagttaaacggttctcctatggggacagttaaagagttatcctatggggacagttaaacggttctcctatggggacagttaaagagttatcctatggggacagttaaacggttctcctatggggacagttaaagagttatcctatggggacagttaaagagttctcctatggggacagttaaacggttctcctatggggacagttaaagagttctcctatggggacagttaaacggttctcctatggggacagttaaacggttctcctatggggacagttaaacggttctcctatggggacagttaaagagttctcctatggggacagttaaagagttctcctatggggacagttaaagagttatcctatggggacagttaaagagttctcctatggggacagttaaacggttctcctatggggacagttaaacggttctcctatggggacagttaaagagttctcctatggggacagttaaagagttctcctatggggacagttaaagagttatcctatggggacagttaaagagttatcctatggggacagttaaagagttctcctatggggacagttaaagagttctcctatggggacagttaaagagttatcctatggggacagttaaagagttctcctatggggacagttaaacggttctcctatggggacagttaaagagttctcctatggggacagttaaagagttctcctatggggacagttaaagagttatcctatggggacagttaaagagttctcctatggggacagttaaacggttctcctatggggacagttaaacggttctcctatggggacagttaaagagttctcctatggggacagttaaagagttctcctatggggacagttaaagagttatcctatggggacagttaaagagttctcctatggggacagttaaacggttctcctatggggacagttaaacggttctcctatggggacagttaaagagttctcctatggggacagttaaagagttctcctatggggacagttaaagagttatcctatggggacagttaaagagttatcctatggggacagttaaagagttctcctatggggacagttaaagagttctcctatggggacagttaaagagttatcctatggggacagttaaagagttctcctatggggacagttaaacggttctcctatggggacagttaaagagttctcctatggggacagttaaagagttctcctatggggacagttaaagagttatcctatggggacagttaaagagttctcctatggggacagttaaacggttctcctatggggacagcccgaatcacccttttaggttctagatagcacctttttcttTCTAAGATTGCATGGTAACAGAAACCTGTTGTGAGAAAACACAAAACAATGACAAAATTGTTTGCGAAATGACATCAGATTCAATTCAACGGTGGTGCAGGGTTTATCAAGCAGAAGTGCTGTACAGATGTAATTACATTGTCATAGTTTTGTAACAGCTCCTTGACCAAGCATTAGAAAATAAATAATCTGACCCGATAATTACCTAgctaaaggttgaataaataagaATCAGCAAAGCAATAGCATCAACAGCATTACAGACAGTTACTATCTGTTGGTTCTGACCTGCAGTGGAACCTTAGAGACAGTTACTATCTGTTGGTTCTGACCTGCAGTGGAACCTTAGAGACAGTTACTATCTGTTGGTTCTGACCTGCAGTGGAAGCCTTAGAGACAGTTACTATCTGTTGGTTCTAACCTGCAGTGGAAGCCTTACAGACAGTTACTGTTGGTTCTGACCTGCAGTGGAAGCCTTAGAGACAGTTACTATCTGTTGGTTCTGACCTGCAGTGGAAGCCTTAGAGACAGTTACTATCTGTTGGTTCTGACCTGCAGTGGAACCTTAGAGACAGTTACTGTTGGTTCTAACCTGCAGTGGAAGCCTTAGAGACAGTTACTATCTGTTGGTTCTAACCTGCAGTGGAAGCCTTACAGACAGTTACTGTTGGTTCTAACCTGCAGTGGAAGCCTTAGAGACAGTTACTATCTGTTGGTTCTAACCTGCAGTGGAAGCCTTAGAGACAGTTACTATCTGTTGGTTCTAATCTGCAGTGGAAGCCTTAGAGACAGTTACTATCTGTTGGTTCTAATCTGCAGTGGAAGCCTTAGAGACAGTTACTATCTGTTGGTTCTAATCTGCAGTGGAAGCCTTAGAGACAGTTACTATCTGTTGGTTCTGATCTGCAGTGGAAGCCTTAAAGACAGTTACTATCTGTTGGTTCTAATCTGCAGTGGAAGCCTTAGAGACAGTTACTATCTGTTGGTTCTGATCTGCAGTGGAAGCCTTAAAGACAGTTACTATCTGTTGGTTCTAACCTGCAGTGGAAACCTTAGAAACAGTTACTATCTGTTGGTTCTAACCTGCAGTGGAAGCCTTAGAGACAGTTACTATCTGTTGGTTCTGACCTGCAGTGGAAGCCTTAGAGACAGTTACTATCTGTTGGTTCTGACCTGCAGTGGAAGCCTTAGAGACAGTTACTATCTGTTGGTTCTGACCTGCAGTGGAAGCCTTAGAGACAGTTACTATCTGTTGGTTCTGACCTGCAGTGGAAGCCTTAGAGACAGTTACTGTTGGTTCTGACCTGCAGTGGAAGCCTTAGAGACAGTTACTGTTGGTTCTGACCTGCAGTGGAAGCCTTAGAGACAGTTACTATCTGTTGGTTCTGACCTGCAGTGGAAGCCTTAGAGACAGTTACTATCTGTTGGTTCTGACCTGCAGTGGAAGCCTTACAGACAGTTACTGTTGGTTCTGACCTGCAGTGGAAGCCTTAGAGACAGTTACTGTTGGTTCTGACCTGCAGTGGAAGCCTTAGAGACAGTTACTATCTGTTGGTTCTAACCTGCAGTGGAAGTCAGAGGATCCTGCAGCCAACAGGATGTTGTTGGGGTGCCAGTCCAGACACATCACCGTGGACCGGATGCTCTTCTTTATGTGCTTACTGAGCCACCTGCAGGAGCCAGAGGTCACAGAGGTCTC includes:
- the zgc:86896 gene encoding actin-related protein 2/3 complex subunit 1A-A yields the protein MSLYSFGLEPLSCHAWNKDRTQIAVSPNSSVVIIYEKKGNEWAKIHELTEHSGRITGIDWAPDSNRIVTCASDRNAYVWTLKDKVWKPTLVLVRINRAATFVKWSPLENKFALGSGARLISVCYFEKENDWWLSKHIKKSIRSTVMCLDWHPNNILLAAGSSDFHCRIFSAYIKEIEDKPGPTAWGAKMPFGEMLLETKDCGGWVHSVSFSPSGDHLAWVAHNSSISVADATQGKEVTQLTTDRLPLVSVLYVSPTEMVAAGHDCCPFQFSYKGPGTLKFVKKLDIPKQTSRGSMSAMQHFRNLDKKATDDDESNELGCLHQNSITQLCIVSGTKTHVDKYSSVGLDGAMVLWDFKH